The proteins below are encoded in one region of Rhea pennata isolate bPtePen1 chromosome 21, bPtePen1.pri, whole genome shotgun sequence:
- the LOC134149781 gene encoding deleted in malignant brain tumors 1 protein-like isoform X5, whose protein sequence is MTLQHTRACDSCRGYLANCAGPSIIRTLVLLAGLWASFPGVLVADPVLLRLANGSSHCTGQVEVFIEQQWGTVCNDGWDLLDAAVVCRQLGCGMALLASSSAQSGKRSNSFRLSSVHCSGSEGSLMECSAQQVNDCHHREDAGVKCAEPPQLRLVNGSGPCSGRVELLHNEQWGTVCDNGWDLPDAEVVCWQLGCGTAISANGSAQFGQGSGTIWLAEVQCQGTEATLAACRAKPWGVHHCSHQNDASVVCTDPTEVRLVNGSGRCSGRVEVLHEQRWGSVCDDGWDLLDAEVVCWQLGCGAALSAPGSAHFGQGYGPFWLDRVHCTGREAALSECSAAPWGAHNCSRGQEASIVCAEPPPLRLVNGSSHCTGRVEVLHNQTWGNVCAEGWDIQDAEVLCRELGCGVALSASKVTHFWRGLLWLEGVNCSGMEDTLSACPAGSWGAHACAHREGAAVVCSEFQLVNGSSPCVGRVEMLHNQTWGSMCADGWDEQDAEVLCRELGCGLALSASSKAEFGQGQDSIWLVNISCSGTEAMLSECPGTLWRVQQCHHREAVSVECSDPAELRLVNGSSPCKGRVEVLHERRWGSVCDHSWGMEEAKVVCRQLGCGPAISAPGQAQFGHGHDPIWMDEVDCVGTEDVLSKCPAKPWGTHECTHSEDASVVCSEPPTIRLVNGSSRCTGRVEVLHAQQWGTVCDDDWKLVYADVVCRQLGCGAAISALGSAAFGPGADPIWLDDVKCTGREATLSECRTKAWGEHNCDHGEDAGVVCTGTAMPSSTIPLPVLLLLGLVVSLTLVLMSAAVLFLKWRRKRYKVLHHSGNEVELNSQRTHWIQGGEHRTVKAEATEKPPNKIVWEAKGMALPQNKPQEGQGDNCSSLPDIAS, encoded by the exons ATGACTCTCCAGCACACCAG GGCCTGCGATAGCTGCAGGGGCTACCTGGCTAACTGTGCTGGACCCAGTATCATAAGGACCCTTGTCCTTTTGGCAGGGCTCTGGG CTTCCTTCCCTGGAGTGCTGGTGGCAG ACCCAGTTCTGCTGCGACTAGCAAATGGCTCCAGCCACTGCACAGGGCAGGTAGAGGTGTTCATCGAGCAGCAGTGGGGCACGGTGTGCAATGATGGCTGGGATCTTCTGGATGCTGCTGTGGTGTGTCGGCAGCTGGGTTGTGGCATGGCCCTGCTGGCCTCAAGCTCAGCTCAATCTGGGAAAAGATCCAACTCTTTTAGGCTCAGTTCAGTGCATTGCTCAGGGTCAGAGGGGTCCCTGATGGAGTGCAGTGCCCAGCAAGTCAATGACTGCCACCACAGAGAAGATGCCGGCGTGAAGTGTGCAG AGCCACCCCAGCTACGACTGGTGAACGGGTCAGGTCCATGCTCCGGGAGAGTGGAGCTGCTGCACAATGAGCAGTGGGGAACGGTGTGCGACAATGGCTGGGACCTGCCAGATGCGGAGGTGgtgtgctggcagctgggcTGCGGGACTGCAATCTCAGCCAATGGCTCAGCGCAGTTTGGGCAGGGATCTGGCACTATATGGCTGGCTGAGGTGCAATGTCAAGGGACAGAGGCTACCTTGGCTGCATGCAGGGCCAAGCCATGGGGAGTCCATCATTGTAGCCACCAAAATGATGCCAGTGTGGTGTGCACAG ATCCCACTGAAGTGCGGCTGGTGAACGGCTCCGGGCGCTGCTCAGGAAGGGTGGAGGTGCTGCACGAGCAGCGCTGGGGCAGTGTCTGTGATGACGGCTGGGACCTGCTGGATGCAGAGGTGgtgtgctggcagctgggctgtggggctgcacTGTCGGCCCCCGGCTCAGCTCACTTTGGGCAGGGATATGGTCCCTTCTGGCTGGACAGAGTTCACTGCACAGGGAGGGAAGCTGCCCTCTCTGAATGCAGTGCCGCACCTTGGGGAGCTCATAACTGCAGCCGCGGGCAGGAAGCCAGCATCGTGTGTGCAG aGCCACCTCCCCTCCGACTGGTGAATGGCTCCAGCCACTGCACAGGGAGAGTCGAGGTGTTACACAATCAGACATGGGGCAACGTGTGTGCTGAGGGCTGGGACATACAGGATGCAGAAGTGCTATGCCgggagctgggctgtggggtGGCTCTCTCAGCCTCCAAAGTAACACACTTTTGGCGAGGACTCCTCTGGCTGGAGGGTGTGAATTGCTCAGGGATGGAAGACACCCTCTCTGCATGTCCAGCTGGTTCCTGGGGAGCCCATGCATGTGCCCACagggaaggtgctgctgtggTCTGTTCAG AATTCCAGCTGGTGAATGGCTCCAGTCCCTGCGTGGGGAGAGTGGAGATGCTACACAACCAGACTTGGGGCAGCATGTGTGCCGATGGCTGGGATGAACAGGATGCAGAAGTGCTGTGCCGGGAGTTGGGCTGTGGGCTGGCACTCTCAGCTTCCAGCAAGGCTGAATTTGGACAAGGACAGGATTCCATCTGGCTGGTGAACATCAGTTGCTCAGGGACAGAAGCCATGCTCTCTGAGTGTCCAGGCACACTGTGGAGAGTCCAGCAATGCCATCACAGAGAAGCTGTCAGTGTTGAGTGTTCAG ATCCAGCTGAGCTCCGGTTGGTGAATGGCTCTAGCCCTTGCAAGGGGAGGGTCGAGGTGCTGCATGAGCGGCGATGGGGCAGTGTGTGTGATCATAGCTGGGGCATGGAGGAAGCCAAGGTGGTAtgcaggcagctgggctgtggccCAGCCATCTCAGCCCCTGGGCAAGCACAGTTTGGACATGGCCATGACCCCATCTGGATGGACGAGGTGGACTGTGTCGGGACAGAAGATGTGCTCTCCAAGTGCCCAGCCAAGCCCTGGGGAACCCATGAATGTACCCACAGTGAAGATGCCAGTGTGGTATGCTCAG AGCCTCCCACTATCCGACTGGTGAATGGTTCAAGCCGCTGCACGGGGCGAGTGGAGGTGCTACATGCCCAGCAGTGGGGAACTGTGTGTGATGACGACTGGAAGCTGGTGTATGCTGATGTGGTGTGCCGGCAGttgggctgtggggcagccatCTCAGCCCTCGGGTCAGCAGCATTCGGACCAGGGGCTGACCCCATCTGGCTGGATGATGTCAAATGCACCGGGAGGGAGGCTACCCTCTCTGAGTGCAGGACCAAGGCATGGGGAGAGCACAACTGTGACCATGGGGAGGACGCTGGCGTGGTGTGCACAG gTACAGCCATGCCCAGCTCCACTATCCCTCTGCCAGTGCTTCTGCTACTGGGGCTGGTGGTATCACTGACTCTGGTGCTGATGAGTGCAGCTGTCCTCTTCCtaaaatggaggagaaagaggtACAAAGTCCTCCATCACTCAG GAAATGAGGTGGAACTGAACTCCCAAAGGACACACTGGATCCAGGGAGGTGAGCACCGCACAGTCAAGGCAGAGGCCACAGAGAAGCCTCCAAATAAAATTGTCTGGGAAGCCAAGGGAATGGCACTGCCCCAGAATAAGCCCCAGGAAGGACAGGGGGACAactgcagctccctccctgATATTGCCTCGTGA
- the LOC134149781 gene encoding deleted in malignant brain tumors 1 protein-like isoform X6 has protein sequence MTLQHTRACDSCRGYLANCAGPSIIRTLVLLAGLWASFPGVLVADPVLLRLANGSSHCTGQVEVFIEQQWGTVCNDGWDLLDAAVVCRQLGCGMALLASSSAQSGKRSNSFRLSSVHCSGSEGSLMECSAQQVNDCHHREDAGVKCADPTEVRLVNGSGRCSGRVEVLHEQRWGSVCDDGWDLLDAEVVCWQLGCGAALSAPGSAHFGQGYGPFWLDRVHCTGREAALSECSAAPWGAHNCSRGQEASIVCAEPPPLRLVNGSSHCTGRVEVLHNQTWGNVCAEGWDIQDAEVLCRELGCGVALSASKVTHFWRGLLWLEGVNCSGMEDTLSACPAGSWGAHACAHREGAAVVCSEFQLVNGSSPCVGRVEMLHNQTWGSMCADGWDEQDAEVLCRELGCGLALSASSKAEFGQGQDSIWLVNISCSGTEAMLSECPGTLWRVQQCHHREAVSVECSDPAELRLVNGSSPCKGRVEVLHERRWGSVCDHSWGMEEAKVVCRQLGCGPAISAPGQAQFGHGHDPIWMDEVDCVGTEDVLSKCPAKPWGTHECTHSEDASVVCSEPPTIRLVNGSSRCTGRVEVLHAQQWGTVCDDDWKLVYADVVCRQLGCGAAISALGSAAFGPGADPIWLDDVKCTGREATLSECRTKAWGEHNCDHGEDAGVVCTGTAMPSSTIPLPVLLLLGLVVSLTLVLMSAAVLFLKWRRKRYKVLHHSGNEVELNSQRTHWIQGGEHRTVKAEATEKPPNKIVWEAKGMALPQNKPQEGQGDNCSSLPDIAS, from the exons ATGACTCTCCAGCACACCAG GGCCTGCGATAGCTGCAGGGGCTACCTGGCTAACTGTGCTGGACCCAGTATCATAAGGACCCTTGTCCTTTTGGCAGGGCTCTGGG CTTCCTTCCCTGGAGTGCTGGTGGCAG ACCCAGTTCTGCTGCGACTAGCAAATGGCTCCAGCCACTGCACAGGGCAGGTAGAGGTGTTCATCGAGCAGCAGTGGGGCACGGTGTGCAATGATGGCTGGGATCTTCTGGATGCTGCTGTGGTGTGTCGGCAGCTGGGTTGTGGCATGGCCCTGCTGGCCTCAAGCTCAGCTCAATCTGGGAAAAGATCCAACTCTTTTAGGCTCAGTTCAGTGCATTGCTCAGGGTCAGAGGGGTCCCTGATGGAGTGCAGTGCCCAGCAAGTCAATGACTGCCACCACAGAGAAGATGCCGGCGTGAAGTGTGCAG ATCCCACTGAAGTGCGGCTGGTGAACGGCTCCGGGCGCTGCTCAGGAAGGGTGGAGGTGCTGCACGAGCAGCGCTGGGGCAGTGTCTGTGATGACGGCTGGGACCTGCTGGATGCAGAGGTGgtgtgctggcagctgggctgtggggctgcacTGTCGGCCCCCGGCTCAGCTCACTTTGGGCAGGGATATGGTCCCTTCTGGCTGGACAGAGTTCACTGCACAGGGAGGGAAGCTGCCCTCTCTGAATGCAGTGCCGCACCTTGGGGAGCTCATAACTGCAGCCGCGGGCAGGAAGCCAGCATCGTGTGTGCAG aGCCACCTCCCCTCCGACTGGTGAATGGCTCCAGCCACTGCACAGGGAGAGTCGAGGTGTTACACAATCAGACATGGGGCAACGTGTGTGCTGAGGGCTGGGACATACAGGATGCAGAAGTGCTATGCCgggagctgggctgtggggtGGCTCTCTCAGCCTCCAAAGTAACACACTTTTGGCGAGGACTCCTCTGGCTGGAGGGTGTGAATTGCTCAGGGATGGAAGACACCCTCTCTGCATGTCCAGCTGGTTCCTGGGGAGCCCATGCATGTGCCCACagggaaggtgctgctgtggTCTGTTCAG AATTCCAGCTGGTGAATGGCTCCAGTCCCTGCGTGGGGAGAGTGGAGATGCTACACAACCAGACTTGGGGCAGCATGTGTGCCGATGGCTGGGATGAACAGGATGCAGAAGTGCTGTGCCGGGAGTTGGGCTGTGGGCTGGCACTCTCAGCTTCCAGCAAGGCTGAATTTGGACAAGGACAGGATTCCATCTGGCTGGTGAACATCAGTTGCTCAGGGACAGAAGCCATGCTCTCTGAGTGTCCAGGCACACTGTGGAGAGTCCAGCAATGCCATCACAGAGAAGCTGTCAGTGTTGAGTGTTCAG ATCCAGCTGAGCTCCGGTTGGTGAATGGCTCTAGCCCTTGCAAGGGGAGGGTCGAGGTGCTGCATGAGCGGCGATGGGGCAGTGTGTGTGATCATAGCTGGGGCATGGAGGAAGCCAAGGTGGTAtgcaggcagctgggctgtggccCAGCCATCTCAGCCCCTGGGCAAGCACAGTTTGGACATGGCCATGACCCCATCTGGATGGACGAGGTGGACTGTGTCGGGACAGAAGATGTGCTCTCCAAGTGCCCAGCCAAGCCCTGGGGAACCCATGAATGTACCCACAGTGAAGATGCCAGTGTGGTATGCTCAG AGCCTCCCACTATCCGACTGGTGAATGGTTCAAGCCGCTGCACGGGGCGAGTGGAGGTGCTACATGCCCAGCAGTGGGGAACTGTGTGTGATGACGACTGGAAGCTGGTGTATGCTGATGTGGTGTGCCGGCAGttgggctgtggggcagccatCTCAGCCCTCGGGTCAGCAGCATTCGGACCAGGGGCTGACCCCATCTGGCTGGATGATGTCAAATGCACCGGGAGGGAGGCTACCCTCTCTGAGTGCAGGACCAAGGCATGGGGAGAGCACAACTGTGACCATGGGGAGGACGCTGGCGTGGTGTGCACAG gTACAGCCATGCCCAGCTCCACTATCCCTCTGCCAGTGCTTCTGCTACTGGGGCTGGTGGTATCACTGACTCTGGTGCTGATGAGTGCAGCTGTCCTCTTCCtaaaatggaggagaaagaggtACAAAGTCCTCCATCACTCAG GAAATGAGGTGGAACTGAACTCCCAAAGGACACACTGGATCCAGGGAGGTGAGCACCGCACAGTCAAGGCAGAGGCCACAGAGAAGCCTCCAAATAAAATTGTCTGGGAAGCCAAGGGAATGGCACTGCCCCAGAATAAGCCCCAGGAAGGACAGGGGGACAactgcagctccctccctgATATTGCCTCGTGA
- the LOC134149781 gene encoding deleted in malignant brain tumors 1 protein-like isoform X3 codes for MTLQHTRACDSCRGYLANCAGPSIIRTLVLLAGLWASFPGVLVADPVLLRLANGSSHCTGQVEVFIEQQWGTVCNDGWDLLDAAVVCRQLGCGMALLASSSAQSGKRSNSFRLSSVHCSGSEGSLMECSAQQVNDCHHREDAGVKCAEPPQLRLVNGSGPCSGRVELLHNEQWGTVCDNGWDLPDAEVVCWQLGCGTAISANGSAQFGQGSGTIWLAEVQCQGTEATLAACRAKPWGVHHCSHQNDASVVCTEPREVRLVNGSGRCSGRVEVLHKKHWGSVCDDGWDLLDAEVVCRELGCGAALSAPGSAHFGQGHDPIWLDRVSCTGTEGALSKCPARTWGVHTCSHAEDAAVVCSDPTEVRLVNGSGRCSGRVEVLHEQRWGSVCDDGWDLLDAEVVCWQLGCGAALSAPGSAHFGQGYGPFWLDRVHCTGREAALSECSAAPWGAHNCSRGQEASIVCAEPPPLRLVNGSSHCTGRVEVLHNQTWGNVCAEGWDIQDAEVLCRELGCGVALSASKVTHFWRGLLWLEGVNCSGMEDTLSACPAGSWGAHACAHREGAAVVCSEFQLVNGSSPCVGRVEMLHNQTWGSMCADGWDEQDAEVLCRELGCGLALSASSKAEFGQGQDSIWLVNISCSGTEAMLSECPGTLWRVQQCHHREAVSVECSDPAELRLVNGSSPCKGRVEVLHERRWGSVCDHSWGMEEAKVVCRQLGCGPAISAPGQAQFGHGHDPIWMDEVDCVGTEDVLSKCPAKPWGTHECTHSEDASVVCSEPPTIRLVNGSSRCTGRVEVLHAQQWGTVCDDDWKLVYADVVCRQLGCGAAISALGSAAFGPGADPIWLDDVKCTGREATLSECRTKAWGEHNCDHGEDAGVVCTGTAMPSSTIPLPVLLLLGLVVSLTLVLMSAAVLFLKWRRKRYKVLHHSETDHQSCVQPRNSVLGEMRWN; via the exons ATGACTCTCCAGCACACCAG GGCCTGCGATAGCTGCAGGGGCTACCTGGCTAACTGTGCTGGACCCAGTATCATAAGGACCCTTGTCCTTTTGGCAGGGCTCTGGG CTTCCTTCCCTGGAGTGCTGGTGGCAG ACCCAGTTCTGCTGCGACTAGCAAATGGCTCCAGCCACTGCACAGGGCAGGTAGAGGTGTTCATCGAGCAGCAGTGGGGCACGGTGTGCAATGATGGCTGGGATCTTCTGGATGCTGCTGTGGTGTGTCGGCAGCTGGGTTGTGGCATGGCCCTGCTGGCCTCAAGCTCAGCTCAATCTGGGAAAAGATCCAACTCTTTTAGGCTCAGTTCAGTGCATTGCTCAGGGTCAGAGGGGTCCCTGATGGAGTGCAGTGCCCAGCAAGTCAATGACTGCCACCACAGAGAAGATGCCGGCGTGAAGTGTGCAG AGCCACCCCAGCTACGACTGGTGAACGGGTCAGGTCCATGCTCCGGGAGAGTGGAGCTGCTGCACAATGAGCAGTGGGGAACGGTGTGCGACAATGGCTGGGACCTGCCAGATGCGGAGGTGgtgtgctggcagctgggcTGCGGGACTGCAATCTCAGCCAATGGCTCAGCGCAGTTTGGGCAGGGATCTGGCACTATATGGCTGGCTGAGGTGCAATGTCAAGGGACAGAGGCTACCTTGGCTGCATGCAGGGCCAAGCCATGGGGAGTCCATCATTGTAGCCACCAAAATGATGCCAGTGTGGTGTGCACAG AGCCAAGAGAGGTGCGGCTGGTGAACGGCTCCGGGCGCTGCTCGGGGAGGGTGGAGGTGCTGCACAAGAAGCACTGGGGCAGTGTCTGTGATGACGGCTGGGACCTGCTGGATGCAGAAGTGGTTTGTCGGGAGCTAGGCTGTGGGGCGGCGCTGTCTGCCCCCGGCTCAGCTCACTTTGGGCAAGGGCATGATCCCATCTGGCTGGACAGGGTGAGCTGCACTGGGACAGAAGGGGCTCTCTCCAAGTGCCCAGCCAGGACCTGGGGTGTCCATACTTGCAGCCATGCAGAAGATGCTGCTGTGGTGTGCTCAG ATCCCACTGAAGTGCGGCTGGTGAACGGCTCCGGGCGCTGCTCAGGAAGGGTGGAGGTGCTGCACGAGCAGCGCTGGGGCAGTGTCTGTGATGACGGCTGGGACCTGCTGGATGCAGAGGTGgtgtgctggcagctgggctgtggggctgcacTGTCGGCCCCCGGCTCAGCTCACTTTGGGCAGGGATATGGTCCCTTCTGGCTGGACAGAGTTCACTGCACAGGGAGGGAAGCTGCCCTCTCTGAATGCAGTGCCGCACCTTGGGGAGCTCATAACTGCAGCCGCGGGCAGGAAGCCAGCATCGTGTGTGCAG aGCCACCTCCCCTCCGACTGGTGAATGGCTCCAGCCACTGCACAGGGAGAGTCGAGGTGTTACACAATCAGACATGGGGCAACGTGTGTGCTGAGGGCTGGGACATACAGGATGCAGAAGTGCTATGCCgggagctgggctgtggggtGGCTCTCTCAGCCTCCAAAGTAACACACTTTTGGCGAGGACTCCTCTGGCTGGAGGGTGTGAATTGCTCAGGGATGGAAGACACCCTCTCTGCATGTCCAGCTGGTTCCTGGGGAGCCCATGCATGTGCCCACagggaaggtgctgctgtggTCTGTTCAG AATTCCAGCTGGTGAATGGCTCCAGTCCCTGCGTGGGGAGAGTGGAGATGCTACACAACCAGACTTGGGGCAGCATGTGTGCCGATGGCTGGGATGAACAGGATGCAGAAGTGCTGTGCCGGGAGTTGGGCTGTGGGCTGGCACTCTCAGCTTCCAGCAAGGCTGAATTTGGACAAGGACAGGATTCCATCTGGCTGGTGAACATCAGTTGCTCAGGGACAGAAGCCATGCTCTCTGAGTGTCCAGGCACACTGTGGAGAGTCCAGCAATGCCATCACAGAGAAGCTGTCAGTGTTGAGTGTTCAG ATCCAGCTGAGCTCCGGTTGGTGAATGGCTCTAGCCCTTGCAAGGGGAGGGTCGAGGTGCTGCATGAGCGGCGATGGGGCAGTGTGTGTGATCATAGCTGGGGCATGGAGGAAGCCAAGGTGGTAtgcaggcagctgggctgtggccCAGCCATCTCAGCCCCTGGGCAAGCACAGTTTGGACATGGCCATGACCCCATCTGGATGGACGAGGTGGACTGTGTCGGGACAGAAGATGTGCTCTCCAAGTGCCCAGCCAAGCCCTGGGGAACCCATGAATGTACCCACAGTGAAGATGCCAGTGTGGTATGCTCAG AGCCTCCCACTATCCGACTGGTGAATGGTTCAAGCCGCTGCACGGGGCGAGTGGAGGTGCTACATGCCCAGCAGTGGGGAACTGTGTGTGATGACGACTGGAAGCTGGTGTATGCTGATGTGGTGTGCCGGCAGttgggctgtggggcagccatCTCAGCCCTCGGGTCAGCAGCATTCGGACCAGGGGCTGACCCCATCTGGCTGGATGATGTCAAATGCACCGGGAGGGAGGCTACCCTCTCTGAGTGCAGGACCAAGGCATGGGGAGAGCACAACTGTGACCATGGGGAGGACGCTGGCGTGGTGTGCACAG gTACAGCCATGCCCAGCTCCACTATCCCTCTGCCAGTGCTTCTGCTACTGGGGCTGGTGGTATCACTGACTCTGGTGCTGATGAGTGCAGCTGTCCTCTTCCtaaaatggaggagaaagaggtACAAAGTCCTCCATCACTCAG AGACAGATCACCAAAGCTGTGTGCAACCCCGCAACTCTGTCCTAGGG GAAATGAGGTGGAACTGA